A section of the Streptomyces sp. Je 1-369 genome encodes:
- the narJ gene encoding nitrate reductase molybdenum cofactor assembly chaperone has protein sequence MTPDAVVRLVAGRLLQYPDERLYAELDRLHEATDHPLLREFIAHARVRRPLDLAAHYTDVFDTRNRRCLYLTWWSDGDTRNRGLSLVRVKQVYREHGLEFASKELPDFLPVLLEFAAREEEAGTALLEEHRAGLELLRLAVTDADTPYARVLEAVCGTLPGPSPKTRAEAKALARSGPPRETVGLEPFGPGVDLPWPTARTSAVRKTAAQERTPA, from the coding sequence ATGACCCCCGACGCCGTCGTCCGGCTCGTCGCCGGGCGGCTCCTGCAGTACCCGGACGAGCGGCTGTACGCGGAGCTGGACCGCCTCCACGAAGCGACCGACCACCCGCTGCTGCGGGAATTCATCGCCCACGCGCGCGTGCGACGCCCCCTGGACCTCGCCGCGCACTACACGGACGTCTTCGACACCCGTAACCGCCGCTGCCTCTACCTCACCTGGTGGTCGGACGGCGACACCCGCAACCGGGGGCTCTCCCTGGTGCGCGTCAAGCAGGTGTACCGCGAGCACGGCCTGGAGTTCGCCTCCAAGGAGCTGCCCGACTTCCTCCCGGTGCTGCTGGAGTTCGCCGCCCGCGAGGAGGAGGCCGGCACCGCCCTCCTGGAGGAGCACCGGGCCGGACTCGAACTGCTGCGGCTCGCCGTGACCGACGCGGACACGCCCTACGCGCGCGTGCTCGAAGCGGTCTGCGGGACGCTCCCCGGTCCCTCCCCGAAGACGCGCGCCGAGGCGAAGGCGCTGGCCCGCAGCGGGCCGCCCCGCGAGACCGTCGGACTCGAACCCTTCGGCCCCGGCGTGGACCTCCCCTGGCCCACCGCCCGGACATCCGCCGTCCGGAAAACCGCCGCCCAGGAAAGGACCCCGGCGTGA
- a CDS encoding YwiC-like family protein: MGRKKRGALRSWLPNQHGAWAMLAVPFAAGVFLGDGPGDGPRWAHLPLFAAWLAGYVTAFHVQQWLRLRRLSRNPRAPRRHVRPALAAAAVSAVFGVPLLFAYPWLLLVAACAAPFVAVNTWYAWRNRERALLNGLAAVVPACGMLLVTLRMGGGELSEGRRPALACLLFFAGTVPYVKTMIRERDSRAYYRASVTYHALAVPVAYVLSPWLAVLFAAYLVRAAVLPGKGLKVPVVGAVEVMGAVLLLAGLLVLF, encoded by the coding sequence ATGGGCAGGAAGAAGCGCGGCGCACTCCGTTCGTGGCTGCCGAACCAGCACGGCGCGTGGGCGATGCTCGCGGTGCCGTTCGCGGCGGGCGTGTTCCTCGGCGACGGGCCGGGCGACGGCCCCCGCTGGGCCCATCTGCCACTGTTCGCCGCCTGGTTGGCGGGGTACGTCACCGCCTTCCACGTCCAGCAGTGGCTCCGCCTCCGCCGCCTCTCCCGCAACCCGAGGGCCCCGCGCCGCCACGTGCGCCCCGCCCTCGCCGCGGCGGCGGTCTCCGCGGTGTTCGGGGTGCCGCTCCTGTTCGCGTACCCCTGGCTGCTGCTCGTGGCCGCCTGCGCCGCGCCCTTCGTGGCCGTCAACACCTGGTACGCGTGGCGGAACAGGGAACGGGCCCTCCTGAACGGCCTGGCCGCGGTGGTCCCCGCCTGCGGCATGCTCCTCGTCACGCTGCGGATGGGCGGCGGCGAGCTCTCCGAAGGCCGGCGCCCCGCACTCGCCTGCCTGCTGTTCTTCGCGGGCACGGTGCCGTACGTGAAGACGATGATCCGCGAACGCGACTCACGCGCGTACTACCGGGCGTCGGTGACGTACCACGCCCTCGCCGTGCCCGTGGCGTATGTGCTCAGCCCCTGGCTGGCGGTCCTCTTCGCGGCCTACCTGGTGCGCGCGGCGGTGCTGCCCGGGAAGGGCCTCAAGGTGCCGGTGGTCGGGGCGGTGGAGGTCATGGGCGCGGTGCTGCTGCTGGCCGGTCTCCTGGTGCTGTTCTGA
- the narH gene encoding nitrate reductase subunit beta has translation MPRDGVTIGRVMTQVAMVMNLDKCIGCHTCSVTCKQAWTNRKGTEYVWFNNVETLPGQGYPRRWEDQERWKGGWERTRSGRLRLRAGGRLKRLGQIFANPELPELSDYYQPWTYEYKNLTDAPAGDDMPVAKPVSQVTGEPIGTIEWGPNWDDNLGGAPEHGPKDPLVEKVRDEVGEKIRFEFEQSFMFYLPRICEHCLNPACVSSCPSGAMYKRVEDGIVLVDQDQCRGWRMCVTGCPYKKVYFNHATGKAEKCTFCFPRVEAGMPTICSETCVGRMRYLGVMLYDADKVAEAAAVEDEQDLYPAQLECFLDPNDPAVVAAARASGITDEWLDAARRSPVYDLIRTYQVALPLHPEYRTMPMVWYVPPLSPVVEAVAAAGRDGEDAGNLFGAIDALRIPVEYLAALLTAGDTHAVDAVLHRMAAMRAYMRRVNLGEERDESIASAVGLTGQEMEDMFRLLAIAKYEDRYVVPTAARADADALAETHPLNDVADGCPVADAPGSAPQERVMLNLSPTRRNV, from the coding sequence ATGCCCCGTGACGGAGTCACCATCGGACGCGTCATGACCCAAGTCGCCATGGTCATGAACCTCGACAAGTGCATCGGCTGCCACACGTGTTCCGTCACCTGCAAGCAGGCGTGGACAAACCGCAAGGGCACCGAGTACGTCTGGTTCAACAACGTCGAGACGCTCCCCGGACAGGGCTATCCGCGCCGCTGGGAGGACCAGGAGCGGTGGAAGGGCGGCTGGGAGCGGACCAGGTCCGGCCGGCTGCGGCTGAGGGCCGGAGGGCGCCTCAAGCGGCTCGGGCAGATCTTCGCCAACCCCGAGCTGCCTGAGCTTTCGGACTACTACCAGCCGTGGACGTACGAGTACAAGAACCTCACCGACGCCCCGGCGGGCGACGACATGCCCGTCGCCAAGCCGGTCTCGCAGGTGACGGGCGAGCCCATCGGCACCATCGAATGGGGCCCCAACTGGGACGACAACCTCGGCGGCGCCCCGGAGCACGGCCCCAAGGACCCGCTGGTCGAGAAGGTCCGCGACGAGGTGGGCGAGAAGATCCGCTTCGAGTTCGAGCAGAGCTTCATGTTCTACCTGCCGCGGATCTGCGAGCACTGCCTCAACCCCGCGTGCGTCTCGTCGTGCCCCTCCGGAGCGATGTACAAGCGCGTGGAGGACGGCATCGTCCTCGTCGACCAGGACCAGTGCCGCGGCTGGCGGATGTGCGTGACCGGCTGCCCCTACAAGAAGGTCTACTTCAACCACGCCACCGGCAAGGCGGAGAAGTGCACCTTCTGCTTCCCGCGCGTGGAGGCCGGGATGCCGACCATCTGCTCGGAGACCTGCGTCGGCCGCATGCGCTACCTGGGCGTCATGCTGTACGACGCCGACAAGGTCGCCGAGGCCGCCGCCGTGGAGGACGAACAGGACCTCTATCCGGCCCAGTTGGAGTGCTTCCTCGATCCGAACGACCCGGCGGTCGTGGCCGCCGCCCGGGCCTCGGGCATCACCGACGAGTGGCTCGACGCGGCCCGCCGCTCCCCCGTGTACGACCTCATCAGGACGTACCAGGTCGCGCTGCCGCTGCATCCGGAGTACCGCACCATGCCGATGGTCTGGTACGTGCCGCCGCTGTCCCCGGTGGTCGAGGCGGTGGCCGCCGCGGGCCGCGACGGGGAGGACGCGGGCAACCTCTTCGGAGCGATCGACGCACTGCGCATCCCGGTGGAGTACCTCGCCGCGCTGCTCACCGCGGGCGACACCCACGCCGTGGACGCGGTGCTGCACCGGATGGCCGCCATGCGCGCCTACATGCGCCGCGTCAACCTCGGTGAGGAGCGCGACGAGTCCATCGCCTCGGCGGTCGGCCTCACCGGCCAGGAGATGGAGGACATGTTCCGGCTCCTGGCGATCGCCAAGTACGAGGACCGGTACGTGGTCCCGACCGCCGCCCGCGCCGACGCGGACGCCCTCGCGGAGACGCACCCCCTGAACGACGTGGCCGACGGCTGCCCGGTCGCCGACGCCCCGGGCAGTGCTCCCCAGGAGCGCGTCATGCTCAACCTCAGCCCCACCCGGAGGAACGTATGA
- a CDS encoding TIGR04053 family radical SAM/SPASM domain-containing protein, translated as MSRAASRVVRRPRHDVAERPFIVIWEATRACPLACLHCRAEAQPARDPRELDGADARRLMDQIAAFGKPGPLFVITGGDPFQRPDLTDLVAYGTALGLRVAVSPSGTPTLDRANLAAVRDAGAVALSLSIDGSTAVRHDAFRGVDGVFEWTLDGWRTARELGLKVQVNTTVTRDSLEDLADIAALVRREGAMLWSGFVLVPTGRGEQLASLTADEVEDVLHFLYDTGAVMATKTTEGHHFRRVALQRTLLERHGEEPALGSLYARLTARARALGLHDGERRAVRRPPMDVGSGRGFVFVSHTGEVRPSGFLPLSAGNVKHHPLVDIYRGSALFTTLREPTLLGGACGRCEFNTVCGGSRSRAYGATGRVLAADPWCAYEPGSFPYQDELRELLREGRTA; from the coding sequence GTGAGCCGCGCCGCAAGCCGCGTCGTACGGCGTCCGCGGCACGACGTCGCCGAGCGCCCCTTCATCGTCATCTGGGAGGCCACGCGCGCGTGCCCCCTGGCCTGTCTGCACTGCAGGGCCGAGGCGCAGCCCGCACGCGACCCGCGCGAGCTGGACGGCGCGGACGCCCGCCGCCTCATGGACCAGATCGCCGCCTTCGGGAAGCCGGGCCCGCTCTTCGTGATCACCGGCGGCGACCCGTTCCAGCGGCCCGACCTCACCGACCTCGTCGCCTACGGAACAGCCCTCGGACTGCGCGTCGCCGTCTCCCCCTCGGGGACGCCGACGCTGGACCGGGCGAACCTGGCCGCCGTGCGCGACGCGGGCGCCGTCGCCCTGTCCCTGAGCATCGACGGGTCCACGGCCGTGCGGCACGACGCCTTCCGCGGCGTGGACGGCGTCTTCGAATGGACCCTCGACGGCTGGCGCACGGCCCGCGAACTAGGCCTGAAGGTGCAGGTCAACACCACCGTCACCCGCGACAGCCTGGAGGACCTCGCGGACATCGCGGCCCTGGTGCGCAGGGAGGGCGCGATGCTGTGGAGCGGCTTCGTGCTGGTGCCGACAGGGCGCGGCGAACAGCTGGCCTCGCTCACCGCCGACGAGGTCGAGGACGTCCTGCACTTCCTGTACGACACGGGCGCGGTCATGGCCACCAAGACCACGGAGGGCCATCACTTCCGCCGCGTGGCCCTCCAGCGCACCCTGCTGGAACGGCACGGCGAGGAGCCCGCGTTGGGCTCCCTGTACGCCCGTCTGACGGCACGCGCGCGTGCCCTCGGCCTGCACGACGGGGAGCGGCGCGCGGTGCGCAGGCCGCCCATGGACGTCGGCTCGGGGCGCGGCTTCGTCTTCGTGTCGCACACCGGAGAGGTCCGTCCCAGCGGCTTCCTGCCGCTGTCGGCCGGCAACGTGAAGCACCATCCGCTGGTCGACATCTACCGCGGCTCCGCGCTGTTCACGACGTTGCGCGAACCCACGCTGCTCGGCGGCGCGTGCGGACGCTGCGAGTTCAACACCGTGTGCGGGGGCTCCCGTTCACGCGCGTACGGGGCGACGGGGCGGGTGCTCGCCGCCGACCCCTGGTGCGCGTACGAACCGGGGAGCTTCCCCTACCAGGACGAGCTGCGGGAGCTGCTCCGGGAAGGACGTACGGCATGA
- the narI gene encoding respiratory nitrate reductase subunit gamma codes for MDLLLWGVMPYVAVTLLIAGLVWRARYDRFGLTTHSSQLQESRLLRIGSPLFHFGMVFVVLGHVVGLVIPDSWTDAVGVSDHTYHLMAVSTGAVAGVAAAVGIGILVYRRCTVPAVRKATLRSDHLMYTVLLGAMLLGLLATVLNSSGVVDYNYREGISVWFRSLFTLQPDYHLMGAAPLAFKLHIVFGFALFALIPFSRLAHVVSAPFKYVFRPYVVYRGRDPQELANRRPKRGWERAS; via the coding sequence ATGGACCTCCTCCTGTGGGGCGTCATGCCCTACGTCGCCGTCACCCTCCTGATCGCGGGTCTGGTCTGGCGGGCCCGCTACGACCGGTTCGGCCTGACCACGCACTCCTCGCAGCTGCAGGAGTCACGGCTGCTGCGCATCGGCTCACCGCTCTTCCACTTCGGCATGGTGTTCGTGGTGCTCGGCCACGTCGTGGGCCTCGTCATCCCGGACAGCTGGACCGACGCGGTGGGCGTCAGCGACCACACGTACCACCTGATGGCGGTCTCCACCGGCGCGGTCGCGGGTGTCGCGGCCGCCGTCGGCATCGGCATCCTCGTGTACCGGCGCTGCACGGTGCCGGCCGTCCGCAAAGCCACTCTCCGTAGTGACCACCTGATGTACACGGTGCTGCTCGGGGCGATGCTGCTCGGCCTCCTCGCGACCGTCCTCAACTCCTCCGGAGTGGTCGACTACAACTACCGCGAGGGCATCTCCGTCTGGTTCCGCAGCCTGTTCACGCTCCAGCCCGACTACCACCTGATGGGCGCCGCGCCCCTCGCCTTCAAGCTGCACATCGTCTTCGGCTTCGCGCTGTTCGCACTGATCCCGTTCTCACGGCTCGCCCACGTCGTCAGCGCGCCCTTCAAGTACGTGTTCAGGCCCTACGTCGTCTACCGCGGCCGGGACCCCCAGGAGCTCGCGAACCGGCGTCCGAAGCGCGGCTGGGAGCGCGCCTCGTGA
- a CDS encoding nitrate reductase subunit alpha: MQQRKDIAESLVKAGSFFTRTAETSEDLHRVQHTGGRDGEAFYRDRWSHDKVVYSTHGVNCTGSCRWKVYVKDGIITWETQATDYPSVGPDRPEYEPRGCPRGASFSWYTYSPTRVRYPHVRGALLEMYREAKARLKDPVLAWADIQSDPERRRRYQRARGKGGLVRASWDEAVEIVAAAHVHTIKEHGPDRVSGFSPIPAMSMASHAAGARFHSLIGAPMLSFYDWYADLPVASPQVFGDQTDVPESGDWWDAAYLMMWGSNVPVTRTPDAHWMTEARYRGQKVVTVSPDYADNTKFADEWMHPHPGTDGALALAMGHVILKEFFVDRQTPFFQDYVRRYTDLPFLVTLDETEKGLVPHKFLTAADLGEETENARWKTVLIDDATGEPTVPNGTLGHRWGTSGTPDWNLDLGDTVPRLTLYGEGAAEIVLPRFEEGASGDGAVVRRGVPVRRVGGRLVTTVHDLMLAQYGVPRAGLPGEWPASYEDASQPGTPAWQETLTSVPATQATRVAREFADTAEASQGRCMILMGAGTNHWFHAETTYRAFLALLTLTGCQGRNGGGWGHYVGQEKCRPVTGWATLASASDWGRPPRHMIGAGWFYLHTDQWRYDTLPAESLASPLGEGRFEGMTGADCLAASARMGWMPSYPTFDRNPLDLGAAEDPVADTVRELKEGTLGFAGEDPDAPGNWPRVLNVWRANLLGSSSKGNEYFLKHLLGTHSNLPEDGPRCTPRDVKWHTEDVEGKLDLLLCLDFRMTSTTLLSDVVLPAATWYEKHDLSSTDMHPFLHAFTPAVDPPWQARTDYDAFLAVARRFGELAGEHLGVRRDLVATALQHDTPGGEMAQPGGVALDWSKGECEPVPGRTMYNLAVVERDYGAVGEKFAALGPLVDELGVTTKAVTFDVAEEVAYLKAKNGTVRGGTADGRPRLDTAQRACEAILSLSGTSNGRLATQGFETLEKRVGTEMAHLAAEAEGKRITFADTQARPVPVITSPEWSGSESGGRRYTAFTVNTEHLKPWHTLTGRQHFFLDHDWIHEVGEALPVYKPPLNMHRLYGEPELGSRTDGAKDGREVAVRFLTPHNKWAIHSQYQDNLYMMTLGRGGQTVWMSPQDADAIGVRDNEWIEAVNRNGVVTARAIVSHKMPPGTVYMNHAQERTVGVPKTEKTGRRGGIHNSLTRIMLKPTHLVGGYAQLTWAFNYLGPTGNQRDEVTVIRRRDQEVTY, encoded by the coding sequence TTGCAGCAGAGGAAAGACATCGCTGAGTCGCTCGTGAAGGCCGGGAGTTTCTTCACCCGGACCGCGGAGACGTCCGAGGATCTGCACCGGGTGCAGCACACCGGCGGCCGGGACGGAGAGGCCTTCTACCGTGACCGCTGGAGCCACGACAAGGTCGTGTATTCCACGCACGGCGTGAACTGCACCGGATCGTGTCGCTGGAAGGTGTACGTCAAGGACGGCATCATCACGTGGGAGACGCAGGCCACGGACTATCCGAGCGTCGGCCCCGACCGCCCCGAATACGAACCCCGCGGATGTCCGCGCGGAGCCTCGTTCTCCTGGTACACGTATTCGCCGACGCGCGTACGTTATCCCCACGTGCGCGGAGCGCTCCTGGAAATGTACCGGGAGGCGAAGGCGCGGCTGAAGGACCCCGTGCTCGCCTGGGCCGACATCCAGAGCGACCCCGAGCGCCGCCGACGCTACCAGCGGGCACGCGGCAAGGGCGGCCTGGTGCGGGCCAGTTGGGACGAGGCCGTCGAGATCGTGGCGGCGGCGCACGTGCACACGATCAAGGAGCACGGCCCGGACCGCGTCTCGGGGTTCTCCCCCATTCCCGCGATGTCGATGGCGTCGCACGCCGCGGGTGCCCGTTTCCACTCCCTCATCGGCGCCCCGATGCTCTCCTTCTACGACTGGTACGCGGATCTTCCCGTCGCCTCTCCGCAGGTGTTCGGCGACCAGACCGACGTACCGGAGTCGGGTGACTGGTGGGACGCCGCGTATTTGATGATGTGGGGCTCCAATGTGCCGGTGACGCGGACTCCGGACGCGCACTGGATGACGGAGGCGCGCTACCGCGGGCAGAAAGTCGTCACCGTGTCGCCGGATTACGCGGACAACACGAAGTTCGCCGACGAATGGATGCACCCGCACCCCGGAACGGACGGCGCCCTCGCCCTCGCGATGGGGCACGTGATCCTGAAGGAATTCTTCGTCGACCGGCAGACTCCGTTCTTCCAGGATTACGTACGCCGTTACACGGATCTGCCTTTCCTGGTCACGCTCGACGAGACCGAAAAGGGCCTCGTGCCGCACAAGTTCCTCACCGCGGCCGACCTCGGCGAGGAGACCGAGAACGCGCGGTGGAAAACCGTCCTGATCGACGACGCGACGGGTGAGCCGACCGTCCCGAACGGCACCCTGGGCCACCGCTGGGGCACCTCAGGGACCCCCGACTGGAACCTCGACCTCGGCGACACCGTTCCCCGGCTCACCCTGTACGGCGAGGGTGCGGCCGAGATCGTGCTGCCCCGCTTCGAAGAGGGCGCCTCCGGCGACGGCGCTGTCGTACGCCGCGGCGTGCCCGTACGCCGTGTCGGCGGTCGGCTCGTCACCACCGTCCACGACCTGATGCTCGCCCAGTACGGGGTCCCGCGCGCGGGGCTGCCCGGCGAGTGGCCCGCCTCCTACGAAGACGCCTCCCAGCCCGGCACGCCCGCCTGGCAGGAGACCCTCACGTCCGTGCCGGCCACGCAGGCCACGCGCGTGGCGCGCGAATTCGCCGACACGGCCGAGGCGTCACAAGGGCGCTGCATGATCCTCATGGGCGCGGGAACCAACCACTGGTTCCACGCGGAGACCACCTACCGCGCGTTCCTTGCGCTGCTCACCCTCACCGGCTGCCAGGGGCGCAACGGCGGCGGATGGGGGCACTACGTAGGGCAGGAGAAGTGCCGTCCGGTGACGGGCTGGGCGACGCTCGCGAGCGCGTCCGACTGGGGGCGGCCGCCCCGGCACATGATCGGCGCGGGCTGGTTCTACCTGCACACCGACCAGTGGCGTTACGACACCCTCCCCGCCGAGTCCCTCGCCTCCCCGCTGGGAGAGGGCCGTTTCGAGGGGATGACGGGCGCCGACTGTCTCGCCGCGTCCGCACGCATGGGCTGGATGCCGTCGTACCCGACCTTCGACCGCAACCCGCTGGACCTCGGCGCCGCCGAGGACCCCGTGGCCGACACCGTGCGGGAGCTGAAGGAGGGCACGCTGGGCTTCGCGGGCGAGGACCCCGACGCGCCCGGCAACTGGCCGCGCGTGCTCAACGTATGGCGGGCGAACCTGCTCGGCTCGTCCTCCAAGGGCAACGAGTACTTCCTGAAGCATCTGCTCGGCACGCACTCCAACCTCCCCGAAGACGGCCCGCGTTGCACACCGCGCGACGTGAAGTGGCACACCGAGGACGTCGAGGGGAAGCTCGACCTGCTGCTCTGCCTCGACTTCCGGATGACGTCCACGACGCTGCTCTCCGACGTCGTCCTGCCCGCCGCGACCTGGTACGAGAAGCACGACCTGTCCTCCACGGACATGCACCCCTTCCTGCACGCCTTCACTCCCGCCGTGGACCCGCCCTGGCAGGCGCGCACCGACTACGACGCGTTCCTCGCCGTCGCGCGCCGGTTCGGCGAGCTGGCGGGCGAGCACCTGGGCGTACGCCGCGACCTGGTCGCCACGGCGCTGCAGCACGACACCCCGGGCGGTGAGATGGCGCAGCCCGGCGGGGTGGCGCTGGACTGGTCGAAGGGCGAGTGCGAGCCCGTCCCGGGACGCACGATGTACAACCTGGCCGTCGTGGAACGCGACTACGGAGCGGTCGGCGAGAAGTTCGCGGCGCTCGGCCCGCTCGTCGACGAGCTGGGTGTCACCACGAAGGCGGTCACGTTCGACGTCGCCGAGGAAGTCGCGTACCTGAAGGCGAAGAACGGCACCGTGCGCGGCGGCACCGCGGACGGCCGACCCCGCCTGGACACCGCCCAACGGGCCTGTGAGGCGATCCTGTCGCTCTCCGGGACCTCCAACGGCCGCCTGGCCACCCAGGGCTTCGAGACGCTGGAGAAACGCGTCGGGACGGAGATGGCGCACCTGGCCGCCGAGGCCGAGGGGAAGCGGATCACGTTCGCGGACACCCAGGCACGGCCGGTGCCGGTCATCACGTCGCCCGAGTGGTCGGGCAGCGAGTCCGGAGGGCGCCGCTACACCGCGTTCACCGTCAACACCGAGCACCTGAAGCCGTGGCACACCCTCACCGGGCGCCAGCACTTCTTCCTCGACCACGACTGGATCCACGAGGTCGGCGAGGCGCTGCCCGTCTACAAGCCGCCGCTGAACATGCACCGCCTCTACGGAGAGCCCGAGTTGGGTTCCCGGACGGACGGCGCAAAGGACGGCCGCGAGGTCGCCGTGCGGTTCCTGACCCCGCACAACAAGTGGGCGATCCACTCCCAGTACCAGGACAACCTCTACATGATGACGCTCGGCAGGGGCGGCCAGACGGTGTGGATGTCCCCGCAGGACGCGGACGCCATCGGGGTGCGCGACAACGAGTGGATCGAGGCCGTGAACCGCAACGGCGTCGTCACGGCCCGCGCGATCGTGTCCCACAAGATGCCGCCGGGGACGGTCTACATGAACCACGCCCAGGAGCGGACGGTCGGTGTCCCGAAGACGGAGAAGACGGGCCGCCGCGGCGGCATCCACAACTCCCTCACCCGGATCATGCTCAAGCCCACCCACCTGGTGGGCGGCTACGCCCAGTTGACGTGGGCGTTCAACTACCTGGGCCCGACGGGCAACCAGCGTGACGAGGTGACGGTCATCCGCCGCCGCGACCAGGAGGTCACCTACTGA